The Acidobacteriaceae bacterium nucleotide sequence CAATGGCTGAAGAGTGGCGCAAGCATCAGCGGCGCCACGAGCAGCAGCTACACCACGCCGATTACGGCTTATGCCGATGATGGGTCGAGCTATTCGGTGAGAGTGAGCGGGCAGGGTGGAAGCGTGACAAGCTCTGTGGCGCATCTGAGTGTGACTGCGCGTGCGCCTGTTACGGGCGATCTGCGGTTCGGTCAGGTTGGATCGTCGGCGACCGTCAACGGATACTCTGTCGGCGACGTAAAAGTCGTTGTTCCTGTGGGGTGTCCTCCACCGGGAGGATCCTCTCCCAGCTATTCCTATGGGGGGTTTGGGAGCTCTCTGCAGGTTGGAAATAATGCCTGCACGTGGTCGTATGAGATTCTGGGGCTCTCAGCGTCGATCCGGACGTTCTACGGTGTGGCGCAGGTCGCTCAATTGGACTCCGTTCTGTCGCAATCGAGCACGCCTGAACTGTCTGGAAGTGATTCGCGTTCGGTGGTGAGTGGGTTGCAGATACCCTCTGTTTACAGCAGTTACGTTGCGTACACCTATCGATCCGACTCGCAGGGGGCGGCGTATACACGTTCTGAGGCTACGGTCTCTGTGGCTGATTTTCCTGCGATAGCAGCGCAAGAGGCTGCAAGTGGTCGGGTGATCACGGCGTTCTATGTGCTCGGCTCGAACGTGACGTACTTTGCTTATGGCTGGGCGGGAGACCCGAATAGCGTTTATGAAACACAAGTGGTCTCAGGCACGCTTGCTACTGCTGCCGATATGGTCAAGAGTCTTGCCGCGCAGGGGTATATCGTGACGGCGAGCACGACGGGGCAGGCTGCCGACGGAAGTGGGGTATGGATTGTCGGAACGCGTTTCCAGGGCGACGCGACCCCAAGGCCTGTTCTTGTCGAGTACGGTGGCATCGATCAACTGGAGGCAGGGGGATATGCTTTGGTGATCTGGTCTCAGGATTTCAACGGCGGCTTGTCGGGCTCTCAACTAATTGGTGAGAGGTAGATCTGTGGGTTTGTAATCGACGGCAAAGGTCGGGGCTGGAGCCCCGACCTACCGGTTTACGCACAGTTGGAATTTGTCGATACATAGGGAAGCGTTGAAGCACAATAGAGGGATGAAGCTTGCTCTCTGTCTTGCCGCTTGTGCTTTGTGCTCGGCCGTAGCTTTGGCGCAGGGTTCGACCGCTGTGACGAACACGACGCCGGGGTCGGCGAGTGCGGCGCAGAGGGCGCGGGCGCTGGATGTGCTGAAGCCGCCGACGGCGGATGATCTGCTGCGTGGGCCGTATGGGACGTATCGCGCGAACAATGATCTGCTGAGCTACAAGCTGGATGTGCGCGTGGACCCGGTGGCGCAGACGATCAAGGGCGTGAATACCGTACGCTTCCGCATGCTGAAGGACGGGTCGCGGATACAGCTTGATCTGACACCGGAGCTGGCCGTAGACAGCGCCACGATGGATGGGAAAGCGCTGAAGGTTTCGCGCGATCTGCGCGCTGTGTTTATCGACACGCCGGAGGCAATGCGCAAGGGCAAGGTGTATGCGGTGGCCGTGGCTTGGAGTGGGAAGCCGGTGAAGCAGGGACGGTTCGGGTGCTTCTCATTCGACAAGGACAAGGAAGGCAAGCCGTGGATTACGACGGCGTGCGAAGAAGAAGGCGCAAGCACCTGGTGGCCGAACAAGGACCAGTGGAAGGATGAGCCGCAGGAAGGCATGGAGATCAATGTCTCGGTGCCGAACGGCTTGATGGATGTGTCGAACGGGCGGTTCGTGGGTTCGAAGGATTTAGGCGATGGCTACACCGAGTGGAAGTGGAAGGTGAGCTATGGCATCAACAACTACGATGTGGCGCTGAACATTGGAGAGTATGTTCACTGGTCGCTGCCAAAGCATGGCGAGACGACGCTCGACTTCTATGTGTTGCCGGAGAACCTGGAGAAGAGCAAGGTGCAGTTTGCACAGGTGCCGGAGATGCTGGAGGCGTATGAGCATTACTTCGGCGAGTATCCGTTTGTGCGCGATGGATACAAGCTGGTCGATGTACCGTATGCGGGCATGGAGCACCAGAGCGCGGTGGCGTATGGCAATCGCTATGCGAACGGATACTACGGTCGCGACTGGACGGGGGCGGGGATTTCGACGAAGTTCGACTTCATCATCATTCATGAGAGTGGGCATGAGTGGTTTGGCAACGCGGTGACGGCGGCGGACAAGTGCGATATGTGGATCCACGAAGGATGGACCACGTATATGGAGTTGCTGTATGTGGAGTATCGCTGGGGGAAGGGCGATATGCTGCGCTATGCGAATGGGCTGAAGCCGAAGGTGCATAACGAGCGGCCGGTGATTCCGCCGTGCGGGGTGAACGCGGAGCCGCCGCAGGACCAGTACTTCAAGGGCGCGTTGATGATCAATACGCTGCGCTCGCTGGTGGGCGATGATGCGAAGTGGTTTGCGGATATTCACGACTTCTATCAGCAGTTCAAGTATCAGCAGATTACGACGGCGCAGGTGGAGGATTGGTGGTCGAAGCGGACGGGGATGATGCTGAAGCCGTTCTTTGACGAGTATCTGCGCCATGCGACGATGCCTGTGCTGGAGTTGAAGTTTGCGGACGGTAAGGTGAGCTATCGCTACAAGGCAGAGGAAGCGAAGTTTGCGATGCCGGTGAAGGTGGGCGAGGCTGCGCACTGGAATGTGGTGACGCCGGTGGTGGGTGAGTGGAAGTGGATGCCGTGGACGAAGGGCAAGGATGCGTTTGCGGTGGATACAGATGAGTACTTCGTCGATGTGGTGAAGGAGTAGGCGTGGTGAAGAAAAGCTTCAACGCGAAGTTTGCAAGGTTGGCCGCGAAGTTCGCGACGGTGATGGTGGCAGGAGTGATAGGTTTGCCTGCGCTTGTTGGTTGCGGCTATCACCAGGCTGGAGCGGCGACGCATCTGCCGGCGGGTGTGCAGACGCTGGCGGTGCCGGTGTTCAAGACGAAGGTGCAGGCGTATCGCACGGAGCGCGTGTTTACGGAGGCCGTGGTGCGGGAGTTGAATACGCGTACGGGGTACAAGGTGCTGACGTCAAGCGGTGATGGCACGTGGAGCGGGGCGACGGCGGATGCAGTGTTGCGAGGCACGATCGAGCAGGAGAGTGTGGCGCCGTTGACGTATGACCAGAACAGCGGACAGACGTCGAGCTACCTGGTGACGATTGTGGCGAGTGTAGAGATCACCTCACGCGATGGCCGCGTGCTGTATCGCAACGATCAGTTCGGATGGCATGAGCAGTACCAGTCGACGCAGGATCTTTCGAGCTTCGTGCAGGAAGATTCGGCGGCGGTGGGGCGTATTGGGCATGACTTTGCGCAGGCGCTGGTGAGCGATGTGCTGCATAGTTTCTAGAGCGTAGCGAAAAGAAGACGCCAAGGTCGCCATGCTTCGCCAAGAAAGACAAAGCGAACACGGAGGGACACGGGGCGTCACGGAGAGACACGGGGCGTCACGGAGAGACACGGGGCGTCACGGAGAGACACGGGGAAAGACGTGACCAGAAGGGCGAGAGGTTTCGCTACGCGAAGGGGTAGAGGTTGTCATGGTTGAGGGGATTGCAAAAGGGCTGAAGAGTTTTGCGGCGGTGGATCGGTTTCTGGCCGAGGTGCAGGGTGATGCCCGCAAGCCGGGCTATGTGCTGCTGGGTGATGAAGCGTATCTGCAGCAAAGGGCGCGGCGTGGTGTGCTGGATGCGTTGCTGTCGCCGGAGATGCGCGAGTTCTCGCTGCATGACCTGGACCTGAGCAACGATATGACGATCTTCGATGTGCTGGATCTGGCGCAGACGCCTTCGTTGATGGCTCCGTTTCAGGTACTGTTTGTCCGCAATGTGAAGTCGTTGTATGGGCGTGGGTCGAAGAAGGAAGAGTTTGCGGCGCTGGATGGTTATTTTCGACGACCGAACCCGGGTGCTCTGCTGATCTTTGTAGCGGACCATGTGTCGCTGCCGCAGGATTTGCGGCGTATGGACATGACGGAGAAGGAGCGCGCAGAGAAGATTCGCGAGACGCTGGGCGATGGCTGTGGGATGGTCGAGTTGCAGCGCGTGAGCGAGGATGACGCGACGGAGTGGGTGCGACGGGCGTCGCAGGCGAAGGGTGTGGAGTTTACTCCGGATGCGGCGCGGGAACTGGTGGACTCGCTGGGTGCGGAGATGCTGGCGATTGAGAGTGAGGTGGAGAAGCTGTCGCTTTATGCGAGTGCTCATGCGAAGCCGCGACTCGATGTGTCGGATGTGGAAGAGATGGTTGCGGCAGCGAAGCAGCGCGGGATCTATGAGCTGACGGATGCGATCAGCCAGAAGGATGCGCCGCGTGCGCTGGCGTTGCTGCACGGGTTGCTGAATGCGTCAGAAGGTGGCGAGGATGCGGCGATTGGGCATGTGTTCACGCTGGCAAAGACGTATCGGCAGATGCTGGTGCTGAACGAAAACCGTGTGACCGATCAACGAGCGATGTGGGGCGTGTTGTGGCCGGGGTTCCGTGTGGCCCCGTTTGCGGCGGACCAGTTGATCGCGCAGGCTCGGCGGTATCGTGACCGCACGGAGTTGCGGCGCGGGTTGCGCTGGATTGCGAAGGCCGATGTGGAACTGCGGTCGAGCCCGCCGGATAAGCGGCTGGTGCTGGAGCGGCTGGTGATGCGGTTGGTGGGACGCGAGAAGGCTGTGGCTGCCGAGGTTTAGGTGGCTGGGTGGGGAAAGAAGACGCGAAGGCCGCGAATGTTTCGCCGCGAAGATAAAGGCGAACACGGCGAACGCTGAGAGGCACGGTGGGACACGGAGGTGATCTGTGGCTAATGCGGGTGTCGCTTGCCGATGATGGCGGGTGAGTCTTCTGAAGGGACGGCGTGTGGGTCGTCGAGTTGTTCCTGCGGGATAATTGGCGCGGTTGCGCCGGTGATGCGGAGGGTTGTGGCGTCACGGCGTGGGCTTTCGATCGCAATGGAGTGAGTGCCTTCAAAGCCGTGGTGCGGGCGCGGGAAGCTGACGATGTAGCGGGCGCGGAGCAGGCGGAAGGTGTCGGCGATGTCCTTGGCGGCATCCTGGGGTTCTGCGGCCATGACAACGCCGCCGCTGCCGCTGGCGATGGAAAGGAGATTATCGGACGCTTCGTCGGTCGCGAAGGCGTCTGGGTGCGGGCTGTTCTGGATGAGCCGTGAGATACCAAAGTGATTGGCGTAGTAGCGCCAGCGATCCCTATAACCGAAAACTGCGATGCCCTGGGTGGAGGTGTACTCCTTGATTTGTTGCCAGGTGGGTTTGCTGTGGTCCTCATCCCCCTGAGTGACGACGAGGAGCACACGGCGACCGTGCTGCTTGCCGAGCCATTGGGCAACGATGGCCATGGAGCCGAGCAATGGTGGTGATGAGTTGTTGCAGTTGTGGTGTGGACCGGCAGGGCGCAGAGCATGGGACGCTCTCAGGTTGTTGATCGCTTCTTCCAGTTGCAGTGTGGTGGGTGAGGAGAAGGTGGCATTGGTTTGTGCGAGGCCGCAGTCGACAGCGTAAAGACGAAGAGAGTCCTGCGGCAGGAGCAGGCTGGGCGCCAGTTGCGCGAACTGCTTCGTGAACTCATTGAGGTACTTCGTTTGAGAGCCGGCATCTTCGAAGAGGACGGCCATGGCGATGGGGTCATCGCTTTCGGGGTGGACGTCGGTGGGATGAAACGGCTTGCCCGAGTCGAGCGAAAGCAGGATGCTTTGACGGTCGAGGTTGGGGACGGGATTGGCGTCGTCGTCGAGGATAAGCGCGGCGAACTGGATGCGGTCGGCGTAGACGTGCAGCGTGTAGTCGGGGTCGGCGGGGGGCGGCGCAGGGGTTTG carries:
- a CDS encoding M1 family metallopeptidase, whose translation is MKLALCLAACALCSAVALAQGSTAVTNTTPGSASAAQRARALDVLKPPTADDLLRGPYGTYRANNDLLSYKLDVRVDPVAQTIKGVNTVRFRMLKDGSRIQLDLTPELAVDSATMDGKALKVSRDLRAVFIDTPEAMRKGKVYAVAVAWSGKPVKQGRFGCFSFDKDKEGKPWITTACEEEGASTWWPNKDQWKDEPQEGMEINVSVPNGLMDVSNGRFVGSKDLGDGYTEWKWKVSYGINNYDVALNIGEYVHWSLPKHGETTLDFYVLPENLEKSKVQFAQVPEMLEAYEHYFGEYPFVRDGYKLVDVPYAGMEHQSAVAYGNRYANGYYGRDWTGAGISTKFDFIIIHESGHEWFGNAVTAADKCDMWIHEGWTTYMELLYVEYRWGKGDMLRYANGLKPKVHNERPVIPPCGVNAEPPQDQYFKGALMINTLRSLVGDDAKWFADIHDFYQQFKYQQITTAQVEDWWSKRTGMMLKPFFDEYLRHATMPVLELKFADGKVSYRYKAEEAKFAMPVKVGEAAHWNVVTPVVGEWKWMPWTKGKDAFAVDTDEYFVDVVKE
- a CDS encoding LptE family protein — translated: MVKKSFNAKFARLAAKFATVMVAGVIGLPALVGCGYHQAGAATHLPAGVQTLAVPVFKTKVQAYRTERVFTEAVVRELNTRTGYKVLTSSGDGTWSGATADAVLRGTIEQESVAPLTYDQNSGQTSSYLVTIVASVEITSRDGRVLYRNDQFGWHEQYQSTQDLSSFVQEDSAAVGRIGHDFAQALVSDVLHSF
- the holA gene encoding DNA polymerase III subunit delta, which encodes MVEGIAKGLKSFAAVDRFLAEVQGDARKPGYVLLGDEAYLQQRARRGVLDALLSPEMREFSLHDLDLSNDMTIFDVLDLAQTPSLMAPFQVLFVRNVKSLYGRGSKKEEFAALDGYFRRPNPGALLIFVADHVSLPQDLRRMDMTEKERAEKIRETLGDGCGMVELQRVSEDDATEWVRRASQAKGVEFTPDAARELVDSLGAEMLAIESEVEKLSLYASAHAKPRLDVSDVEEMVAAAKQRGIYELTDAISQKDAPRALALLHGLLNASEGGEDAAIGHVFTLAKTYRQMLVLNENRVTDQRAMWGVLWPGFRVAPFAADQLIAQARRYRDRTELRRGLRWIAKADVELRSSPPDKRLVLERLVMRLVGREKAVAAEV